The Agromyces atrinae genome window below encodes:
- the gnd gene encoding phosphogluconate dehydrogenase (NAD(+)-dependent, decarboxylating): protein MHLGLIGLGKMGANMRARLREHGIDVTGYDRNPAVSDVADLAALKAALPAPRAVWVMVPAGEITDSVVTELADLLDEGDLVIDGGNSRFTEDFAHAEVLAARGIRFVDAGVSGGVWGEEFGYGLMVGGADDDIAELMPVFDALRPEGPREEGFVHVGPVGAGHYAKMVHNGIEYALMQAYAEGYELLAKRTDLISDVPATFKAWQRGTVVRSWLLELLVDALEKDPQMDDIEGYVEDSGEGRWTVEEAIANAVPVPTISASIFARFVSRQDDSPAMRAVAALRNEFGGHSVKKAPAGE, encoded by the coding sequence ATGCACCTCGGACTCATCGGCCTCGGCAAGATGGGCGCCAACATGCGCGCCCGTCTGCGTGAGCACGGAATCGACGTCACCGGCTACGACCGCAACCCGGCCGTGTCGGATGTCGCCGACCTCGCCGCGCTCAAGGCCGCGCTTCCCGCGCCGCGCGCCGTCTGGGTCATGGTGCCCGCCGGTGAGATCACCGACTCCGTCGTGACCGAGTTGGCCGACCTGCTCGACGAGGGCGACCTCGTCATCGACGGCGGCAACTCGCGCTTCACCGAAGACTTCGCCCACGCCGAAGTGCTCGCCGCTCGAGGCATCCGCTTCGTCGACGCCGGTGTGTCCGGCGGCGTCTGGGGCGAGGAGTTCGGCTACGGCCTCATGGTCGGCGGCGCCGATGACGACATCGCCGAACTCATGCCCGTCTTCGACGCACTGCGTCCGGAAGGACCGCGCGAAGAGGGCTTCGTGCACGTCGGCCCCGTCGGCGCCGGCCACTACGCGAAGATGGTGCACAACGGCATCGAGTACGCGCTCATGCAGGCATACGCCGAGGGGTATGAACTCCTCGCGAAGCGAACCGATCTGATCTCCGACGTTCCCGCGACCTTCAAGGCGTGGCAGCGCGGCACCGTCGTGCGCTCTTGGTTGCTCGAACTCCTCGTGGATGCCCTCGAGAAGGATCCCCAGATGGATGACATCGAAGGCTATGTCGAAGACTCGGGCGAGGGTCGCTGGACCGTCGAAGAGGCGATCGCCAACGCGGTTCCCGTTCCGACGATCAGCGCATCGATCTTCGCCCGCTTCGTCTCGCGCCAGGACGACTCGCCCGCGATGCGCGCCGTCGCCGCTCTCCGCAACGAGTTCGGTGGCCACTCCGTGAAGAAGGCACCGGCAGGCGAGTAG
- the recF gene encoding DNA replication/repair protein RecF (All proteins in this family for which functions are known are DNA-binding proteins that assist the filamentation of RecA onto DNA for the initiation of recombination or recombinational repair.), with product MHVTHLSLTDYRNYATAEIDLSAGATLLVGRNGQGKTNLVEAIGYLSTLGSHRVSSDQALIRAGAEAAIIRARLQHAGRELLVEVQLNRGAANRAQVNRSPIKTRELPRYCHSVLFAPEDLALVRGEPGVRRRFLDELLVQQTPRLAGVMSDYDRVLRQRNTLLKSARSSGLREAQLSTLEIWDERLVTLGSEIIDERSALVAELAEPLRVAYRGIVDADHGPALVPLLSIDGRESADVPVVSEIPAIPTADRFRAALANQRRAELDRGVTLAGPHRDDVLLELNGLPAKGYASHGESWSFALALKLASAELLRRDSAGGDPVLILDDVFAELDRRRRESLAAAITGYEQVLITAAVLEDVPDALAERVVHIHRGEIVDGPRDE from the coding sequence GTGCATGTCACGCACCTCTCGCTGACGGATTACCGCAACTACGCCACGGCCGAGATCGACCTCTCGGCCGGGGCCACCCTGCTCGTCGGGCGAAACGGGCAGGGCAAGACGAACCTCGTCGAGGCGATCGGATACCTGAGCACGCTCGGATCCCACCGGGTGTCGAGCGACCAGGCGCTCATCCGTGCCGGTGCCGAGGCTGCGATCATTCGCGCTCGACTCCAGCACGCCGGCCGCGAGCTGCTCGTCGAGGTGCAGCTCAACCGCGGTGCGGCGAACCGGGCCCAGGTCAATCGTTCGCCGATCAAGACCCGCGAGCTTCCGCGCTACTGCCACAGCGTGCTCTTCGCTCCCGAAGATCTCGCGCTCGTGCGCGGCGAGCCGGGAGTCCGTCGGCGATTCCTCGATGAACTCCTCGTCCAGCAGACGCCGCGTCTCGCCGGCGTCATGTCGGACTACGACCGTGTGCTCCGCCAGCGCAACACGCTCCTGAAATCGGCGCGCTCGAGCGGCTTGCGCGAGGCCCAGCTGTCGACCCTCGAGATCTGGGACGAGCGCCTCGTCACGTTGGGTTCCGAGATCATCGACGAACGCAGCGCACTCGTCGCCGAACTCGCCGAACCGCTGCGCGTCGCCTACCGCGGCATCGTCGACGCCGATCACGGGCCTGCTCTCGTTCCCCTGCTCTCCATCGACGGCCGTGAGAGCGCCGACGTCCCCGTGGTGAGCGAGATCCCCGCCATCCCGACGGCCGACCGCTTCCGCGCAGCTCTCGCGAATCAGCGCCGTGCCGAACTCGACCGCGGCGTCACGCTCGCCGGCCCCCACCGCGACGACGTCCTCCTCGAACTGAACGGTCTTCCGGCGAAGGGCTACGCGAGCCACGGTGAGTCGTGGTCGTTCGCGTTGGCGCTCAAGCTGGCATCCGCCGAGCTCCTTCGCCGCGATTCCGCGGGAGGCGACCCGGTCCTCATCCTCGACGATGTGTTCGCCGAGCTCGATCGGCGCCGGCGCGAGAGCCTCGCCGCGGCGATCACGGGGTACGAGCAGGTGCTCATCACGGCCGCGGTGCTCGAAGACGTGCCCGACGCTCTCGCCGAACGCGTCGTGCACATCCACCGTGGTGAGATCGTCGACGGGCCGCGCGATGAGTAG
- the dnaA gene encoding chromosomal replication initiator protein DnaA, whose translation MADAETPISEIWAIVLDRLSNDDSITPMLQGFLNLVEPKGIAAGTFYLEVPNDFTASMLNQRMRIPMLAAMSELESASPVTSFYVVVNPELEQEARISPEPIAPVIDSAPAPVMPINPHSVFEQPAPDRPGDTRLNAKYSFDNFVIGQSNRFAHAAAVAVAEAPAKAYNPLFIYGESGLGKTHLLHAIGHYAMSLYPGVRVRYVSSEEFTNDFINSIANNRGSLFQQRYRNIDILLIDDIQFLQGKAETQEAFFHTFNTLHDHNKQVVITSDLPPKHLTGFEDRMRSRFEWGLITDVQAPDLETRIAILRKKAQSDRLQVPDDILEYIATKVSSNIRELEGTLIRVTAFSSLNRTPVDMQLVQTVLKDLITLDEDNVIAPVDIIQNTADYFKLTVDDLYGSSRSQAVATARQIAMYLCRELTNLSLPKIGQLFGNRDHTTVMYANKKISELMKERRSIYNQVTELTARIKQTNRYR comes from the coding sequence ATGGCCGACGCGGAAACGCCCATCTCAGAAATCTGGGCGATCGTGCTCGATCGACTCTCGAACGACGACTCGATCACGCCGATGCTGCAGGGCTTCCTCAATCTCGTCGAGCCGAAGGGCATCGCGGCCGGAACCTTCTACCTCGAAGTGCCGAACGACTTCACCGCGAGCATGCTGAACCAGCGCATGCGGATCCCGATGCTGGCTGCGATGAGCGAGCTCGAGTCGGCATCCCCCGTCACGTCGTTCTACGTCGTCGTCAACCCGGAGCTCGAGCAGGAAGCGCGCATCTCACCGGAGCCCATTGCTCCGGTCATCGACAGCGCCCCGGCTCCCGTCATGCCGATCAACCCGCACTCGGTCTTCGAGCAGCCGGCCCCCGATCGGCCGGGCGACACCCGCCTCAACGCCAAATACAGCTTCGACAACTTCGTCATCGGTCAGTCCAACCGTTTCGCGCACGCTGCAGCGGTCGCCGTCGCCGAGGCGCCGGCCAAGGCCTACAACCCGCTCTTCATCTACGGGGAGTCGGGCCTCGGCAAGACCCACCTCCTGCACGCCATCGGTCACTACGCGATGAGCCTGTACCCGGGAGTGCGCGTGAGGTACGTGAGCTCGGAGGAGTTCACCAACGACTTCATCAACTCGATCGCGAACAACCGCGGCTCGTTGTTCCAGCAGCGGTATCGCAACATCGACATCCTCCTCATCGACGACATCCAGTTCCTGCAGGGCAAGGCCGAGACGCAAGAGGCCTTCTTCCACACGTTCAACACCCTGCACGACCACAACAAGCAGGTCGTCATCACGAGCGACCTGCCGCCGAAGCACCTGACGGGCTTCGAGGACCGCATGCGCAGCCGCTTCGAGTGGGGTCTCATCACCGACGTGCAGGCGCCCGACCTCGAGACCCGCATAGCGATCCTCCGTAAGAAGGCCCAGAGCGACCGGCTTCAGGTTCCCGACGACATCCTCGAATACATCGCGACCAAGGTCTCGTCGAACATCCGCGAACTCGAGGGAACCCTCATCCGCGTCACGGCCTTCTCGAGCCTCAACCGCACTCCCGTCGACATGCAGCTCGTGCAGACGGTGCTGAAGGACCTCATCACCCTCGACGAAGACAACGTCATCGCGCCGGTCGACATCATCCAGAACACGGCCGACTACTTCAAGCTCACGGTCGACGACCTCTACGGCTCGAGTCGCTCGCAGGCCGTCGCGACGGCACGACAGATCGCCATGTATCTCTGCCGCGAGCTCACGAACCTCTCGCTCCCTAAGATCGGTCAATTGTTCGGCAACCGCGACCACACCACGGTCATGTACGCCAACAAGAAGATCTCGGAGCTCATGAAGGAACGTCGCTCGATCTACAACCAGGTCACCGAGCTCACCGCTCGAATCAAGCAGACGAACCGCTACCGCTGA
- the dnaN gene encoding DNA polymerase III subunit beta: MKFQVNRDVFSEAVSFAVKLLPQRTTLPILSGVLIEATDAGLLLSSFDYEVSSQTQIDADVEEPGTILVSGRLLAEIASRLPNAPVRFSTDEGRISVSCGSASFTLLSMPVEEYPSIPQIGDDSGLVPGEEFAAAVAQVAVAASRDDVTPVITGVQLEITENNLSLVATDRYRVAVREIEWDGGSQASTETLTALVPARTLQEVGKTFGHSGNISVSIESRDDRELIAFTAGTKTVTSLLIKGNFPPVRRLFPETVDNYAVLNTAELIEATRRVSLVLEREAALRFTFTADGVTLEAIGSEQAQASETIDVVLTGTDIVVSLKPQFLLDGLGAVHSEFVRISFTKTENPNKPGPVLITSQTSRDQPGADSYRYLLQPNLLLR; encoded by the coding sequence GTGAAGTTCCAGGTCAACCGCGACGTCTTCAGCGAAGCCGTGTCATTCGCGGTCAAGCTGCTCCCGCAGCGAACCACCCTCCCGATCCTGTCGGGCGTTCTCATCGAAGCGACGGATGCCGGTCTGCTGCTGTCATCCTTCGACTACGAGGTCTCCTCGCAGACGCAGATCGACGCCGACGTCGAAGAGCCCGGCACGATCCTCGTCTCCGGACGACTCCTCGCCGAGATCGCCAGCCGACTCCCCAACGCGCCGGTTCGTTTCTCGACCGACGAGGGCCGCATCTCGGTCTCGTGCGGATCCGCGAGCTTCACGCTGCTGTCGATGCCCGTCGAGGAATATCCGAGCATCCCGCAGATCGGCGACGATTCGGGCCTCGTGCCCGGCGAAGAGTTCGCAGCCGCCGTCGCTCAGGTCGCCGTTGCGGCGAGCCGCGACGACGTCACCCCCGTCATCACCGGTGTGCAGCTCGAGATCACCGAGAACAACCTGAGCCTCGTCGCGACCGACCGCTACCGCGTCGCCGTGCGCGAGATCGAGTGGGACGGCGGATCCCAGGCCTCCACCGAGACTCTCACCGCGCTCGTGCCCGCCCGCACCCTGCAGGAGGTCGGCAAGACCTTCGGCCACTCGGGCAACATCAGCGTGTCGATCGAGAGCCGTGACGACCGCGAGCTCATCGCGTTCACCGCCGGCACGAAGACCGTGACGAGCCTGCTCATCAAGGGCAACTTCCCGCCCGTCCGCCGTCTCTTCCCCGAGACGGTCGACAACTACGCGGTGCTCAACACCGCCGAGCTCATCGAAGCGACCCGTCGCGTCTCGCTCGTGCTCGAGCGTGAGGCCGCCCTGCGCTTCACGTTCACGGCCGACGGAGTCACCCTCGAGGCGATCGGCAGCGAGCAGGCGCAGGCATCCGAGACCATCGACGTCGTGCTCACGGGCACCGACATCGTCGTGTCGCTCAAGCCCCAGTTCCTGCTCGACGGCCTCGGCGCCGTGCACTCGGAGTTCGTGCGCATCTCGTTCACGAAGACCGAGAACCCGAACAAGCCGGGACCGGTTCTCATCACCAGCCAGACGTCGCGCGACCAGCCCGGCGCCGACAGCTATCGCTACCTCCTGCAGCCGAACCTTCTGCTGCGCTGA
- a CDS encoding DUF721 domain-containing protein, translating into MSSEAARVYAHMREIFGGARRYTRQERKVTPADSVPFGSGRDPKGLGDALTSLTAQLGWNSPLAQHELLDSWGDVAGEETAKHSEPLSITDGVLIVRCESTAWATQLRMMRADIVTRIVERFPHAGIESIRFQGPDAPSWKRGPRSIPGRGPRDTYG; encoded by the coding sequence ATGAGTAGCGAAGCCGCGCGCGTCTACGCGCACATGCGCGAGATCTTCGGCGGTGCCCGCCGGTACACGCGGCAGGAGCGGAAGGTCACGCCCGCCGACAGCGTTCCCTTCGGTTCCGGCCGGGATCCGAAGGGCCTCGGCGACGCGCTCACGTCTCTCACCGCACAGCTCGGCTGGAACTCGCCCCTCGCGCAGCACGAACTGCTCGATTCGTGGGGGGATGTCGCGGGCGAGGAGACGGCGAAGCACTCGGAACCCCTGTCGATCACCGACGGTGTGCTCATCGTGCGCTGCGAGTCGACGGCGTGGGCGACGCAGTTGCGGATGATGCGCGCCGACATCGTCACGCGCATCGTCGAACGGTTCCCTCACGCGGGCATCGAATCGATCCGCTTTCAAGGCCCGGACGCCCCATCGTGGAAAAGGGGCCCCAGATCGATTCCAGGGCGTGGTCCTCGCGATACTTACGGTTGA